The window AGTCTGGTTTTTTCAATCTTTCTTGAAGGTGCATCAAGCTTCTTGTGAGCCATAGAAATATATCTTGATCTTTTCTTGGTCACAACTTAACTTGTGAAATATACAGAACTTAGTCGTGCTTTGTGTGCTGTAGCCCGTGCTTGTTGCTCCACTGTTACATATTGGCTTTTATCCAAGTAATGCACTGTTTAGAAACAATTCACATTCTTTTCCATGTGTCAACATAGGACTAATTATCTATTGTCCTCCCTCCTGGTTAGCTACCTTTAATGTTTTAGTCTTTAGATGATATCCGTATAGTTagaaaagtaaaacatttaagttTATTTATTCTTAACATCGTTAGTTGTACCggcgaaaatatgaaaataaaagataaaaaaataattttaacgttcaATTATAGACGACATCGATGGTGGTGGTCGATAGACATGCTGTCGTCGACGTCGACGTAGTTATTTGATCGCCTCTGACGATGATAAGGTCCGCTCTCATCGCGACACCACTAGCCTCCACGAGAAGTGTGTTGTTGACCTCATTGTGACGTCGACACAGATGGTGGTGGTCGTCATGACATCCACAGCAAAGATGGTAGTCACCTCATCGTTGATCCGTTAGGCGGATCGCAATCTCAACTCAAAGTTAGGGCTACCGGAACTCCTACCGCTACCATGTTAGTTCCGACATCACCACTTGGCCAATTGTCGACATCACCTCTTGGCTAGTTATCAAGCGATGAAAAGGTTGCTTGGCATCTACATCAACACCGACACAGATATAGAGCTGTAGGAGCTCTGACGGCCCAAGCTTCGAGTTGAGGCTGTGATTCGCCCAACAGGTCAACGACGAGGTGACCATCATCTTCATCGTATACATTGTGACAGCCACCACCATCTGTGTCGGTGCCAACGTAGATGTCGAATGACCCTTTTGTCGCTCGACAATTATGTTAGCATCGATGTAGATGCAAAACGACTCGAGGCGGGCGACGAAGAGGTCGACGATGTGTTCCTTGTGGAGGTGAGTGACAATGCGGTGAGAGCGAATCTAATTGTCATCGAAGGCGACCATGCAACTACATCGACGATGACTTTAGCGACATCGTTGTTCGTcactaaatattaaaattatttttttactctttattttcatgtttttgcTAGTAAAACTGACATTGTTGGGGATAAATTGactatagatattttattttcataactataaagatgttaatataattttttaaaatacgtGGATCGAGAtactatataatatataattagcctggTACCGgaacaccttttttttttcttttgtaagtcAGTGTTCAATCTGGAGTCTTAATTGGCAGATGTAGAAGATGATTCGCATGGAAATCATATGAGGAATTGGTCAAGAACTTTTATCTACTGGGTTAATCAGTTGGTAGAAGACTACTACCTCTTCATCGAATACCTTGACGGCAAGATGACCGACAACCCATAGGGATGCCCTTGGATTCTGCAATAAAGGAGAATCACCGGATCACATGCGAGCGGAGTCCGGTTCGAACACCCAGGTATGCTGCTGAGCTCAATGGGTTCACCAAGTGTTCAGCTTAGTGCAGTCGGACGCGAGAGTTTGTTTCGGTTCCGAAGCCGGCGTTTCGGATTTGAAGAGCAAATGACCCAATTAACCGCGAAATTTTCCTGACATAATTGTCGTCTCTGCCTTCGCCATCAGCGTAATCAcatcaaatcatatcataaacCTCTACCAAATACAGCCTGCTCCAATCGGGCAATACCACAAACATTTAATCCTCGTTGCGGTCTGCACTACCGGGCGAGTGtttggagaagggaagaaaggtgACCATGGGGCGAAGCGGCGGCGCCGTGGAGGTTGGGGAGCGCGGAGGGACACCGGATCGCCGGTCTTCGGAGGGGGACGGGGAGGATgagcagcagaagcagcagcgGTCGGAGATCTACACCTACGAGGCGCCGTGGCACATCTACGCCATGAACTGGAGCGTGCGGCGGGACAAGAAGTACCGGCTGGCGATCGGCAGCCTGCTTGAGGGCTACGGTAACCTGATGGAGATCGTGCAGCTGGACGAGGCCACGGGGGAAATCCGCTCCGACCCGGCCCTCTCATTCGAGCACCCCTACCCCCCCACCAAGGCCATGTTCGTCCCCGACCGCGACTGCCTCCGCCCGGACCTCCTCGCCACCTCAGCCGACTTCCTCCGCATCTGGCGCGTCGCCGACGACTCCTCCCGTGTCGAGCTCCGCGCCCTCCTCAACGGCAACCGCAACTCCGAGTTCTGCGGCCCCCTCACCTCCTTCGACTGGAACGACGCCGAGCCCCGTCGCATTGGCACCTCCTCCATCGACACCACCTGCACTGTCTGGGACATCGACCGCGAGGCCGTCGACACCCAGCTCATCGCCCACGACAAGGAGGTCTACGACATCGCCTGGGGCGGCGTTGGCGTCTTCGCTTCCGTTTCCGCCGATGGCTCCGTCCGCGTCTTTGACCTCCGCGACAAGGAGCACTCTACCATCATCTACGAGTCCGCGGAACCCCCCGGTGCACCACTCGTCCGCCTCGGATGGAACAAGCAGGACCCCCGCTACATGGCCACCATCATCATGGACAGCGCCAAGGTCGTCGTGCTCGACATCCGCTTTCCTACTTTGCCCGTCGTCGAGCTCCACCGCCACCAGGCCAGCGTCAATGCCATCGCCTGGGCTCCCCATTCCTCGTGCCACATCTGCACCGCCGGCGACGACTCCCAGGCCCTCATCTGGGACCTTTCATCCATGGGCAGCGACCAGCAGCCTGCTGCCTCCACCGCCGCTGCCGAGGGCGGTCTTGACCCCATACTGGCCTACACCGCTGGGGCCGAGATCGAGCAGCTGCAGTGGTCCTCCTCCCAGCCGGACTGGGTGGCCATTGCCTTCTCCACGAAGCTTCAGATACTTAGGGTTTGACGGCCTCACCTTCAATCAGAAAActaatcgaaaaaaaaaaaaaatctgttatATTCATAATCAGTATCATCCTCGTCTTATTCGTTAATGTTTTACTACGCTTGTGGTGACTGATAACAATAGGTTTGTCAAAGAAAACTAGAAGGGAAGGTAGGTTTCGCCTTGTAGGTCTACATGTCTACGATAGTAGCTACTGAGTTTGTCATCTGAAATTGCATTCTATTGAGTAGGGATGTCATTGGCTCCACCTTCAAGGGTTTCTATTGTTCTCATGTGCTGAGTATATATTACTTGTTGGTCCTCTAAGATTGCTGATCTTGGTCGGATGTTATCTTCATCCTATCTGAAACTCATATTTGTTGCTTTTGTTATGCCTCTACTTAACTTTGAGTAATTCGTTTAGAATGGAAGGGTTACAATGCTTtagtttttcatgtgatgatactcTAAATTAGAAGTAACTGTAAAGTTTTATGGTGGAAGAGAGGAGCGTATCATTTCTGTTTGGTGCTTCTGCTTTATGCTAGAATGATGAGTTAGATGCATCATTTTTCTAGATGAGTGGGGCTTTTTACCTATTAGTAGAAAAGCTAAACATGATATCAACTGTATAAAGTTTTTGAACGATAATCATGGAATGGCTTCGAAATGCTTGTCTTATTTCTAGATAGTTTACTAAGAAGCTAATAAGGTAGGTAAATTGTTGATCATTCAAGTGGAGATGACAATGTACGACTTAGCACTCTATTGGCTTAACCTTTGTCAAGATCATATTTAGTATTAACTTTTTCAGGTCTTCCATTCAACTTTGAGGATTTCTTGAATAGTGCCTTTGTATGTATTCTAAAATTCTCTTGCTGAAAGCTAGCACCACCGGTTCAAAAATATTCAGTTTATTTTCTTCCTATGGTTGTCTGTGGGATATGTATGGAAAATGTTTGTGAGATTTGCCATTACCAACTTTCCAAACTATGATTATAAAGTAATCACAAGCCATAGGTTTGGGATCTGCTCATTACACCCCTGATTTCAAGTGGCACTGGGTGATAGTGATTGAttgtcattgtttcactcattttTGTATTCTCTacatctttttctctctctcttcatacTATGGTTGTTGCAGCAGGCTGCACTGCAGCAGCTTTTATCACTTCTCGACTGTTTTCAGCTACAAGGCCAAGCAATCGACCGAAATTAGGTTGGTTGTGTTTCAACTTGATCAGGAACGGTGTACATGATGAACCTTGAGATGACATGTTGGAATTAGATTCTTAATTTCAGCGATTCAGATCATGTACCAGTAGTTAAAACAGAGAACCTAGATTGTTTGGGGTGTGCAACAAACTAAGTAACCATGAGTTTGGAAGGGGCATGAGGAAGATTGATACTGGTTTATTGTCCTAGGTAGCCTAGTTGGTAAAGACTTCGATTGATTATCACAAGATCCTAATTTTGAATCCACTTTCATCACTCATCCtttaccaaaaaataaatattgGTTTATTGTGCTAGGAAATTTCTTGAATATGTAAATTTGTTGAATAACCTAAAGTTGTAGCTAGCATGTTCTTATGTCCTTTTTGAGCATCAATAGTCGCACTTAAATCATCTTGGATGTTCAGGAATGAGTAAATTTATGATTTTTAACCTTAATGATGTGGCTAGAGTGTTCTTTAAGACCTCTTTGGTCATCTAATAGTAGCTCACtcagaaagattttgttaaagggTGAATAGTTTGGTAGACACTTGTTTCAAGCTAAAATGTTGTATTGTCTATGCATCTTAAGAAATCATTTTTTAATCTGTCATGGAGGATTATACTTGCAGATGCTATTTCTTATATTTCTGCGCTTGAAGGCTTGGCCCCATCTGGTGACAAAAGTAAGTTAACAGGGAATGTACTTTGGCATGACTGTGAGGTTCGAGGGTTGTTCAATCACTTGGGAGTAATAGTTCTATATCCTATGTTAATCAGTTTGACAGTCTAAATTGAGTACTAGAAGAGGTTCTAGGTATTTTGGTTAGGATTTAATGAAACATAAGAATGCATTTTTCTGCCTTTACCATGTGTTTCGCCATCCAAATTTAAAGTGTAAGAAAAATATTTAAGGGAAACATGTATGTAAGACATTCATCTTCATCATACACTAATATAGATAGAAACTTTTTGTTGTCACCTTTTCTACTGTTATTTTAGTCACTTTATGTGGTTGGTTATGTTCCTTTATATGCATGTACAATATGCACAAGCTCGCGTGTCCTACGGTCTTGATATCCTAGTCAaataaacaaagaagaaaagCTTGTATATCATATAGTCTTAAGTTAAAAAGATACCGAGCGGAACCTGTTTTGAGCAATTTGTTCTATAGCTTGAAATTAAAAGGACTATATCATGTGATGTTCCATGGAAGCAATGGTCCGAAGCTCAGTATTTGATGGTCACATGTTCTAGTAGAATCAAAACATTTGTTCATAACCTTCTGTTCCTGTCATCTGAGTAAGGTCTACTCAGTATTTGGTAATTTTTATGACTGAAATTGATAGTAGCACTTGGTGCTGAATTTGTACCATAACATGATAGGTATCATTTCTTTTTATTCGGGATGATTTTTCATTAAAGCAGGTCATATAAGCGATTCTTGATGTAGTCGATAGGGTTGTTCCTTTTTCGATATTTTATTTAGTGATTGCTGTCTCAGATATATCGACCTATCTGAACATGGATCATTTAATGTCTTGCTGCCTGTTTTCTTATAGTCTTGTGCATCATTGTCTTCTCGAGTTCCAGAAgatgattctttcttcttcttcttcttttttgtgtcAAGAGATCCAAGTAAAACATCTATTAGCATTTCCTCTGATACTTATTTCTGCAATGGTTGTAATTCCGCATATTTTCTGACagacatgttgaatctcataatgGTATGGCTCACTATGCTCGATCGGAGATATACATATTAGCAATAGTCTCTTGAAATGTCAGTATTTGAACTCACAGTTAGTGGCTTCTGTAGTTCGAGAAGTATGTTTGATTTCAATGTCAAGTGCCACTGTTTTGGTGGGACTTGAAAAGCTGTCGATACATATCGAACTCGTCAGGACTTTTGATTTCTTGGTCAGTTTTAACTATCTACCCACCCTTCTTTAACTTGGTTCTTTCATATGGTGACGTTGGCTTTTGGTTCACCAATTGTGGATGTACGTATATGGAAAGTATTGTTTAAGAAGCTTGCTATTGGTATTGGCAACTCCGAATTCGCTATTGCCAACCCTTTCGCTATAGCtaatatttcaaaaaataataaaatataattttattatttacgaaCTCTTTGTTATCAATCATATCTTTATTCCTATAACCCTTTATTTTATCGTTGGCATCGACATCGTTTCTTGTCACTCCATTGCGGAACAAGAACAAGAGGACATTTATGCTCGTTCGATATTGTTTGtcgggagaagaaaagaaaagaaagatgatgAGTCGTTTGCaaagatatattttaaaaaatattaaaaaaataagattataaataattaaaaaaaaggggGTTAGATTAGAaaccttcttttttttaattaaacgAAAGAAAAAAATTGACACCTGGAAAATGTTGTTGACTGGTCAAACTTTAGCTTGTTTTCAACTACGTGCCAAAAGAGTTTGAGGTCAACGTTGCTGTCTGCCACGCTGCTGCGAAAAGAGCTGAAGGGAATCACCTCCTCTTGTCTGTCATCGACTGTGGATGCATCATCGACAACGGCGATAGGTGATGATGGATGGCGAGGTTAAGGTAATGGCGGGGGTGGGCGGTGCAGCGTTTGGTCTGGCATGGTTGGCGACGACTGGGAAGCAACCCATCTCCCGGAATCGGAACGGGAGGCAACCTCGGTAACTTATTTGGTTCTTCCATGATGCTTCTGACAGAATCCCTGCCTCTCTGTTTTGGCTGTGGCGCTCGTCGGTATACGTTCCTTTGTCCTTCTCCAACACCTGCCTGCCGGTTCTTCCCGCACTTCTCGAGGGGAAGACGACCGTATCCTATCCTGTGAGGAGGCTGTGGGCTCCGTGGGGTTATTGTTTTTTTCTAAGGATGCAATCGTTACATTCATTGCTGCTTCTTAGTAAAGTCGATTGACACGTATCCtagtgacatatatatatatatatatatatatatatatatatatatacatatatatatatatatatacatatacatatatatatatatacatatacatatatatatatatacatatatatatatatatatatacatatatatatatatatatatacatatacatatatatatatatataaaagtttattcATTATCAAttcaacttaaatattttgattaatggtttaaatcaaacgaagttgatagtctAATTAACCCATGAGACTCGAgttttgatatttggtatcatCTAGTATTTGAGCGTGATGAGGAGACTCGAGTAGGAAATAGCACGTGCACTATATTAGGACATGCTCTGGGTTATGTGTAACACTCCTGATTAGTTCCACATCAAAAACgaataatattaaaattgatttataagtATACTATTATCATTTTAATTAGTGGTTTAGATTAAACAAAGTTGATAGACTAGTTAGCCCATTAGACTCGGGTCGTGATATTCAATACCACATAATCGTTACCAGCAAAATGTAaacattttttttacaaaaaataaataataaaaaatcctcATAATTAGTTTTATAGATGAGATATGATCACTATATTATTAACCGTGGCATGATCCTATGTTCATTAATAATGATGTCATCATCTGATTAGCATATAACCTAAATGTTATCGAGTCAAATGTTCCATCAACTCATCTTTCAAGATGTGCTTAGTATGTTATCTAAGTTGACAATGAATGATGTGCTTAGAAAACCTCAGTGCATGCACATCCATGTTTTCTGAGACGTGTCCCTCTGTCTCAATTCCAATCGGAGTTCGAATGGGGAAGACTACGGCGAGTCCGACATCAAAGAagacaaaaacataaaaatagaAGATGTTGGAGGTCCACCCACTTGAAATGGTGGGTGGTGGAATGCGACATGGATTccgagacgacgacgacgacgaataCCAATACGGTGAACTTTCTTTCGCCCGGCGACTTTTGTGCCCATTTATGTATGTTGGGAAGATGGGGAAGGTGAAGTGGTTGGGTGGGGACATTCTTCTCGCCTTCGTATAGTTTCATTGGGTGTTCCAAGCAATTCTTATGGCGTTCCTTTTCTTCCCCAAGTCAAATATCGTGCATCAAAAATGTAGGTAGGTCGTTCACCTAAAGCTATTGTTGGAGTAGGTTTAGAGTGTACCGAAAAATCTTTGAATGCAATgatcagaaaagataaaataattaatattaatgatataaaaaatattaaaaaaattaataaatattataaataaatatttaagtatttCGAACTTATCTAAATGATGATGAAAGATTCATGTGATCGATCCCAAACAAATAAGAGTTACGATTTTATCGttgttattatcattattataagtTTAGAGttaatcaataatttatcaagaatcgtaaaaataagataaaatattaGTAATTAAAAGCTTATATTTATATTGATCACTTATGATAGCTCTCGTTATCGATTGTTGTCCCGGTGGTCAATCGTCTCGATTCGatgaaaaaattgatttttttttttttacgtgtGATAATTTCGCATGTAAGACAATTGTAAACATCCAAAATGTGGTTTCGAGAGATAGCATCGAGCTCTCGATGTCCCTCCCTTTAATGTTATTTAAAGTATAGTGAAGAGAGAGTTTAACCTCACGGACTTTTTTCTATGTACATATTGTCGATCCGTAGTTTAGAGTGAATAATAATTCTATCATCTTATAATATCTCAAACTTatctattttttctcattttgttACTAAATCAATCTCATAATTTAGCTTTGATTATAGAACGGCCAAATGAAGAGTTTAGCTTTGACTGAAACTGGACTCGTAATTTAACTAAGACCTTTAACCAAACATAACATCTAAATCACAACATCGGATTTATATGATCTAAAAGTATAATAGGAGTTCGATGAAAATCTTGATTTTTCTGTGTGGATTTaagtaaatattatattttataattatatttcttCTAGCATCAAAGTCTTCTAACTACATAATCATCACCACATCGTCAATCTTTTTCATTGAAAACTACTTTCGAGATCAAAATCGTGTTTATCCGATCTAAAAGTGTCACATCGCCCGGTAAAGATTCGGTCCCTTGTTTGCATCAATAAGCAGCTAGCTGTAGTCAACGGTGGAGCAAATCTAGAACGCAAACGTTGGCCACGAAGTCAATGAAATCTCTATCCGTCGAGAATCGAAGTCCGTAGGTTGCTGTTGTTGTTATCGTCGTATTGGTTTGCAGCGTTTGCTACGATGCTTCGGCGTGGGAGAGATGCACAAGTCATAGAAGAACGTGTTCTCGTTTCTGTGTTTTATCGAATCAAACACATGTAAAGGTCATTATTAGACTGGGAAGATTCAACTCAGTTCTCACGTACGAAAGCAAGCGGCGAGAGAAGACCTCAAAGGCCGTGTCTCACATGGCATTCCTGCGTCCGGGAAATTGTAGGGGAAGGGAGAGGAGAGTGGGTTAAAAAAGCAGGCAACAGGAGAGGTGATGGCGACAAGAGACTGAGtacagactctctctctctctctcgacaggCTCTCCACCTTGCACCATTAAGTTGATTCACCCGGGAGCTGTGACCGAGCGAGATAACCTGTTTGCATCATGCCAGAATGGTGACACCCTGAGCTAACAGCTACGTCTGGGCTTAGGCAGACGGTCGGAGCACGACAGAGGAGGCGTAGGCTCCATTTGCGGTGTTGCATAGTTATGgacgacagcagcagcagcagcagcagcagaggcgCCATTAATGGAAAAAGGCCCATCAGGTACATGGTGATACTGTTTATGGAATGGGAAGGTAAGGCCAGGGATGACGGGAAAGGGGAGGGGAGGGATGAGGCGTTGCAGATACGATATGATTTGATGACAATAACAATTCAGGCGAGACTGCGTCGTTCACTTGTGTTACTACTGCCCGCCAGACCAAGAAACGTAATCCCCGTGGCTTTTCCTCGTTCGACGCGCCCAACTCCTCCTTTGGGGCACCGGGCACCGCCGTGCGTGCCGCCCGAGGCGAACGCGTCCGTAACTATTGAACTCACTTGCGGTCACACTGGGCTCGGTGCACAGTGCACGATGCAGCGGCCCCCCCGCTTGACTTTGCTCATCGGTTCTTGATAACAGTGGATTTTGCTGGAATTCTACTGCTCCCACGCCGGAGAAAAATTACAAAGGCAAAATAAGAAACTGAGCGCCCTCAGAGATCCCTTTTCGAGCAGCGCTACAAAGTACGGACTTGCGCGGGGGTGGGGGGAGTGAGGTCCCCTCTCTGGCTTGACATGCGTTGGAGGGGGACACTGCTGTCAGCGGTCGTTTCTCGCAACAGTCCCGACACTAACAACGCTGTCCCCGGTGCATAGCGTTGCAGGTGACTTCCCTCTGCGTTCCTTGTATCTCGTAGTGGTACGACTCCTCAGGACCATGAATCATCTTCATCATAGCACCGAGTATTTTTGGTACCAAGCAAAACACGGTGGAGAAGAGGGCGAGGGTGGTGCGTCGTAATTATGAGGCTACCCTCGGATGTGGTCTCTTACCTGTGCCTCGGTTGTCACGTTATTCCCATGGGGGGATGCGGCGGGCACCGGTGCTCCCTCGCGTGTTATGGTGGTCCAGCTGGACGGAAGCAGACGTCGTCGTCGGTGGGGACGGACGAGACAAAACACACAGGAGCGTCGACCCAAAGTTGCCGATGACATGTATGACAATATGCTAAAGTGAGATTGATCTGATACATGGAATCTCCCCCCTCAGTCAAAAGAAAAAGGGAGGGGGGGATCGGACTCCATTAAGAGAACGGGTGCGACCATACTTTATTTTCCTGTCCTAGCTTTTTCCCGGGTGGAcatgtggatatatatatatatatatatatggcttggGAAATTTATATCTGGCTGTTGATGTACTCGTCCCCCGTCAACCGATTCCGACGGCAGGCATGAGGATCTCGTTTCCTCCCACCCACTTCCGTgacagaggggggaggggggaggggggaggggggaggattCGCTGGCTGTGCGTTGCGGGCGTCTCCGCATCCCCGTCCGAGCCCCGTTGCAACGCCAGATTTGACCGTCCATTGCCGCATTCATATCCGCAGCTACGTCTCCTCCTCCTATTACTAAATAACCGACCCCCTCTCACTCCGTCAATTGATTGAAATCGAAGAATAGCTGCAACAGATATAAAACATGGATTTAATAACCCATTCAAACCCCCATATATGCCCGATTTGCCTGCGTGCCTTATAATGAGATTGTCACTGCCCATAAAATAGTGTCGGTTCGTTTTCTCAGGCAGCTATTATGGTTTGTATATGCGTTTAGTTTATTTTGGTTTGTGGCTTGCGTCTTTTTCCTACGTGGACCcctctcttcctctttctctctctcggatgatatatatacatatacatagagagagagagagacccaaacacaatatatatgtgccacGCCCATTCTTGTCCCACGCCATTTGGTTCGCTCATCCTTCCCTCGCCCTCAACCCGCTCCCAACGCGCGCTCTGACCATAAGAAGAAGCGACGCCCGTAGCAACCGAAATCGTCGTGGTTGTGGGGTGGGGGGGTTTCGGATCTGGCAGTGATGGCCGTGCGAGCCCAGTATCCCGCCAACGCCTTCTCCCCCGATTTCCGCTACCGGTGAGCCATCAGCGCTTCTCCTTGCCCCTTCTTGGAGCGCTTCTCTTGGATTCCTTATCCCGCTCTCTTCCATTTAAGATCCATCCCTCTTCCTCTCATGCCCTGTTCCTTCCTTCGTTTGGTGCTGTGGTTGGTAGCAGAGCAAGGAGCGGTGCGCTGGATGACCCTCTGATGATGCAAGAGCCTCGCGATCTCCTGCAACTCCATGGCAACAACCTTGGCACAGGTGAGCCTCCCTTTCTAGCCTTTCTCGGCTTTCTTGCTTCCAGACCGCGGTGTGATGGGATCGCTGATTGCAACCGTCATTGTGGGTGATGCAGGGGAGCAGCAGCGACAAATCTTGAACAACGCGGGGGTGTTCAGCGACCGCCAGAGCGAGCTCACGTGCAATGCCTCAGGGTGCAGGAAGCGGTCGCGGGAGGAGTCCATGGTGCTGCCTGGTCTGCACAACCCTGCCCTCTCGACGCTGTTCCGGTACCCTAACGCGACGGCGGTCCCGGTGAAGCCCACTGCCGCCCAGACTTTCTCCGTCGGACTCCCCCATAGCCGGTCAATCGAGTCCGGCGCTACTTCTACCAGCGGTCGGCACGTTTCGTCGTCGCATGCCGCCCCCCCTCCCCCTTGCGATCTCGTCTCCCTTCTCTTTCAACAGAATACGGAAATCGACGCCCTCGTCCGCTTGCAGGTATCTCCCTATCCAATACCTTCCATCTATATCCGTTGTTGCTTTATTTCTTGAATCGACTATTTTATCTTGAAATTAATCATCATCTGTAACCGACCTCAACAGAACGAGAGGCTGCGGACTGGATTAGAGGAGGCGCGCAAGAGGCATTGCCGGGCACTTCTTACGGTGTTGGAGCAGCAGGTGGCGAAGCGCTTGATGGAGAAGGAAGCCGAGTTACTGATGGCGACGCGACGGAACGCAGAGTTGGAGGAGAAGGTGCGGCAGTTGAGCGAAGAGATCCAGATATGGTTCGCCATGGCCAAGAACAACGAAACCATCGTGTGCAACCTGCGGACGAACCTGGAACAGGTCCTACTCCAGGGCGCGTCCGGGGCCGCAGGCCGCGGTGGTCACGACGACAGCGAGGGCGGTGGCTTCCCGGCCGACGACGCCCAGTCGTGCTGCTTCGAGTTCGACGCTGCCGCGGCTCCGGCGGCGGATTCGGAGGTCGCCACGTGGCGGAGGTCCTGCAAGGCATGCGGGGAGCGGGACGTCTCCATCCTGCTCCTCCCCTGCCGGCACCTTTGCCTCTGCAAAGACTGCGAGACCAAGGCCGACGCGTGCCCCGTCTGCGGTTCCGCCAAGAACGCCTACCTCCAAGTCTTCATGTGCTGATGGCGTCGGACGCAGCAGCGGAAGGCGGTTCGTTGGGGTTTTCTTTTTGGTG of the Musa acuminata AAA Group cultivar baxijiao chromosome BXJ2-10, Cavendish_Baxijiao_AAA, whole genome shotgun sequence genome contains:
- the LOC135624979 gene encoding WD repeat-containing protein LWD1-like, with amino-acid sequence MGRSGGAVEVGERGGTPDRRSSEGDGEDEQQKQQRSEIYTYEAPWHIYAMNWSVRRDKKYRLAIGSLLEGYGNLMEIVQLDEATGEIRSDPALSFEHPYPPTKAMFVPDRDCLRPDLLATSADFLRIWRVADDSSRVELRALLNGNRNSEFCGPLTSFDWNDAEPRRIGTSSIDTTCTVWDIDREAVDTQLIAHDKEVYDIAWGGVGVFASVSADGSVRVFDLRDKEHSTIIYESAEPPGAPLVRLGWNKQDPRYMATIIMDSAKVVVLDIRFPTLPVVELHRHQASVNAIAWAPHSSCHICTAGDDSQALIWDLSSMGSDQQPAASTAAAEGGLDPILAYTAGAEIEQLQWSSSQPDWVAIAFSTKLQILRV
- the LOC135624980 gene encoding BOI-related E3 ubiquitin-protein ligase 1-like; this translates as MAVRAQYPANAFSPDFRYRARSGALDDPLMMQEPRDLLQLHGNNLGTGEQQRQILNNAGVFSDRQSELTCNASGCRKRSREESMVLPGLHNPALSTLFRYPNATAVPVKPTAAQTFSVGLPHSRSIESGATSTSGRHVSSSHAAPPPPCDLVSLLFQQNTEIDALVRLQNERLRTGLEEARKRHCRALLTVLEQQVAKRLMEKEAELLMATRRNAELEEKVRQLSEEIQIWFAMAKNNETIVCNLRTNLEQVLLQGASGAAGRGGHDDSEGGGFPADDAQSCCFEFDAAAAPAADSEVATWRRSCKACGERDVSILLLPCRHLCLCKDCETKADACPVCGSAKNAYLQVFMC